From the genome of Stigmatella aurantiaca, one region includes:
- a CDS encoding sensor histidine kinase, translating into MSSKDKKPPPERTHTDESLRLEREKSDHEYATSSTEIEEGADAAIHKARGRADETLRVAREHADTNLEQGEAPVTARVSVSRERALEDAALHKERAAADTELRDERAEHKRVLATLLHLERAETDLRLLTERTRADEGLATRDEFLGMVSHDLRTLLGGIAMQAALLKRGAAGHEEGRRSVQAAEKIQRFTARMNRLIGDLVDVASIERGQIRVAPELQDATALVQESVEAFQPQASAQGLSLEVEIRGNTLMARFDHERILQVLANLLSNAIKFTPAGGRISLLVEPVGQDVRFSVTDTGPGVPGNQLEAVFERFWQARREDRRGLGLGLYIARGIVEAHGGRIWAESQPGKGSTFAFTLPGASAAST; encoded by the coding sequence ATGTCCTCCAAGGACAAAAAGCCGCCACCTGAGCGTACCCACACGGATGAAAGCCTGCGCCTGGAGCGCGAGAAGTCTGACCATGAGTACGCCACCAGCTCCACCGAGATTGAAGAGGGGGCAGATGCCGCCATCCACAAAGCCCGGGGAAGGGCGGATGAAACCTTACGCGTGGCCCGCGAACACGCCGATACGAACTTGGAACAGGGTGAGGCGCCCGTAACTGCGCGGGTGAGCGTCTCGCGGGAGCGGGCACTCGAGGACGCCGCCTTGCATAAAGAACGTGCGGCCGCTGACACTGAACTGCGAGACGAACGCGCCGAGCACAAGCGTGTCTTGGCGACCCTGCTCCACCTGGAACGAGCGGAAACCGATCTGCGGTTGCTGACGGAGCGGACGCGCGCCGACGAGGGGCTTGCGACGCGGGATGAATTCTTGGGCATGGTCAGCCACGACTTGCGCACGCTCCTCGGGGGCATCGCGATGCAAGCGGCCTTGCTCAAGCGGGGCGCTGCCGGACACGAGGAGGGCAGGAGGAGCGTCCAAGCCGCTGAGAAGATCCAGCGATTCACCGCACGGATGAACCGGCTGATCGGAGATCTGGTGGATGTGGCCAGCATTGAGCGGGGCCAGATCCGTGTCGCCCCCGAGTTGCAGGATGCGACCGCGCTCGTGCAGGAGTCCGTCGAGGCGTTCCAGCCTCAGGCCTCCGCCCAGGGCCTCTCGCTTGAGGTGGAGATACGCGGGAACACGCTGATGGCGAGGTTTGACCATGAGCGCATCCTCCAGGTGCTCGCCAACCTGCTGAGCAATGCCATCAAGTTCACCCCCGCAGGAGGCAGGATCTCGCTTCTGGTAGAGCCGGTGGGCCAGGACGTTCGCTTCTCGGTGACGGACACGGGCCCCGGAGTTCCGGGCAATCAGTTGGAGGCTGTGTTCGAGCGTTTCTGGCAAGCCCGCCGCGAAGACCGGAGAGGGCTGGGGCTCGGGCTCTACATCGCCAGGGGCATTGTTGAAGCGCACGGTGGGCGGATTTGGGCCGAGAGTCAGCCTGGCAAGGGCAGCACTTTCGCGTTCACGCTTCCGGGGGCTTCTGCCGCATCAACCTAG
- a CDS encoding DUF4382 domain-containing protein has protein sequence MTTLRSLLSSLLLATGVLGLAACGDDSTARVTVKLTDAPGDNFEKAVVTITKVYLKGSEDVVLLDEPVTVNLLTLANDAADLVKDAEVPQGTYRELRFVISGGYIQVNEDGQRRIYATSPNYAGLPEGTQADGELHMPSASSSGLKVKFDKDADVTITSEDTQKVILVDFDVAQSFGRAAGNSGRWVMGPVIKGADLQFSGNVKATLALGTGVQLPGGDTPLELSAFSAVLINADGSRETLPFSASPDGLFVANFKFLLPGTYQVDVVAPAGVSFTTAPSHPASATIGSGAETAVNFTLTSVSR, from the coding sequence ATGACGACCCTCCGTTCCCTGCTTTCCAGCCTGCTGCTTGCCACGGGCGTTCTTGGCCTGGCGGCCTGCGGCGATGACTCCACGGCCCGTGTCACGGTGAAGCTGACCGACGCGCCGGGAGACAACTTCGAGAAGGCGGTGGTCACGATCACCAAGGTGTATCTGAAGGGCAGTGAAGACGTGGTGCTGCTCGACGAGCCGGTGACGGTCAACCTGCTCACCCTGGCCAATGACGCGGCGGATCTGGTGAAGGACGCCGAGGTTCCCCAGGGCACCTACCGCGAGCTGCGCTTCGTCATCTCGGGCGGCTACATCCAGGTGAACGAGGATGGGCAGCGCCGCATCTACGCCACCTCGCCCAACTACGCGGGGCTGCCCGAGGGCACCCAGGCCGATGGCGAGCTGCACATGCCGAGCGCCAGCAGCTCGGGCCTCAAGGTGAAGTTCGACAAGGACGCGGACGTCACCATCACCAGCGAGGACACCCAGAAGGTCATCCTCGTGGACTTCGACGTGGCGCAGAGCTTCGGCCGGGCCGCCGGCAACTCGGGCCGGTGGGTGATGGGGCCCGTCATCAAGGGCGCGGACCTCCAGTTCTCGGGCAACGTGAAGGCCACGTTGGCACTGGGCACCGGTGTGCAGCTGCCCGGCGGTGACACCCCACTGGAGCTGAGCGCCTTCTCCGCCGTGCTCATCAACGCGGACGGCAGCCGTGAGACGTTGCCCTTCAGCGCCAGCCCGGACGGCCTCTTCGTGGCGAACTTCAAGTTCCTGCTGCCCGGCACCTACCAGGTGGACGTGGTGGCGCCCGCGGGCGTGAGCTTCACCACGGCCCCCAGCCACCCCGCGTCCGCCACCATCGGCTCGGGGGCCGAGACGGCCGTGAACTTCACCCTCACCTCCGTCTCCCGCTAG
- a CDS encoding S8 family serine peptidase: MKKSSVFAALMLLSACGTGPLDEGAPQAEPGVDTASLESSGRYLVAFKNRPGAAEHALLKQMGAHIRKDFSELNVAAVEMKPSKMAALMRSNLIDAIEEDAIRMPLGLATSQLTPSTGNGLYGLITTQSTAVHARGITGAGIKIGVADTGLDYTHPDIAPIYKGGIDTVSNDSDPWWNNDVNETHGTHVAGTIVAANNSAGVYGVAYGAQLYHARVLGPNGGTTSDIMDGVRWLVETAGCKIVNLSLGGGMKSRIEENFYNEMRSKGALIVAATGNDGATKLSYPAAYATNIAVGAVDVNNALATFSNRGTNIDVVAPGVMVLSSVPGGTGSEASVSTSATFMGLGFEFAGRTAGVTKTIVHCGLGQVGECPASVSGNIALIQRGTINFSDKVLNAMNQGAVAAILYNNIAGEFSGTLGTATTADGRAWIPTIGVSDTTGASLKAQAGASGTVVNQASAWDLYDGTSMATPHVAGVLGLIWSSKPALTNTQVETHLFNTATNLGAAGYDTTYGYGLVNASAAVKAASGL; this comes from the coding sequence ATGAAGAAGTCCTCCGTGTTTGCCGCGCTGATGCTGCTGTCCGCCTGCGGGACGGGTCCCCTGGATGAGGGAGCCCCCCAGGCCGAGCCCGGCGTGGATACCGCCTCGTTGGAGTCCTCGGGCCGCTACCTGGTGGCCTTCAAGAACCGGCCGGGGGCCGCCGAGCACGCGCTGCTCAAGCAGATGGGCGCCCACATCCGCAAGGACTTCTCCGAGCTGAACGTGGCTGCCGTGGAGATGAAGCCGTCGAAGATGGCCGCGCTGATGCGCTCCAACCTCATCGACGCCATCGAAGAGGACGCCATCCGCATGCCGCTGGGGCTCGCCACCAGCCAGCTCACCCCGTCCACGGGCAATGGCCTCTACGGCCTCATCACCACCCAGTCCACCGCGGTTCACGCCCGGGGCATCACCGGCGCCGGCATCAAGATTGGCGTGGCGGATACGGGCCTGGACTACACCCACCCGGACATCGCCCCCATCTACAAGGGCGGCATCGACACGGTCAGCAATGACTCGGACCCGTGGTGGAACAACGACGTGAACGAGACGCATGGCACCCACGTGGCGGGCACCATCGTGGCGGCCAACAACAGCGCGGGCGTCTACGGCGTGGCCTACGGCGCCCAGCTGTACCACGCGCGCGTGCTCGGCCCCAACGGCGGGACGACCTCGGACATCATGGACGGCGTGCGCTGGCTGGTGGAGACGGCGGGCTGCAAGATCGTCAACCTGAGCCTGGGTGGCGGCATGAAGTCGCGCATCGAGGAGAACTTCTACAATGAGATGCGCTCCAAGGGCGCCCTCATCGTCGCGGCCACGGGCAATGATGGGGCCACGAAGCTCTCCTATCCGGCCGCTTACGCGACCAACATCGCCGTGGGCGCGGTGGATGTGAACAACGCCCTGGCCACCTTCTCCAACCGGGGCACCAACATCGACGTGGTGGCGCCGGGCGTGATGGTGCTTTCGTCGGTGCCCGGCGGGACGGGCAGCGAGGCGTCGGTGTCCACCTCCGCCACCTTCATGGGCCTGGGCTTCGAGTTCGCGGGCCGCACGGCGGGCGTCACCAAGACGATCGTCCACTGTGGCCTCGGCCAGGTTGGGGAGTGCCCGGCCTCGGTGAGCGGCAACATCGCCCTCATCCAGCGCGGGACGATCAACTTCTCGGACAAGGTGCTGAACGCGATGAACCAGGGGGCCGTGGCGGCCATCCTCTATAACAACATCGCGGGGGAGTTCAGTGGCACGCTGGGCACGGCCACCACCGCCGACGGCCGCGCGTGGATCCCCACCATCGGCGTGTCCGACACCACCGGTGCCAGCCTCAAGGCCCAGGCGGGCGCCAGCGGCACCGTGGTGAACCAGGCCTCGGCGTGGGACCTCTATGACGGCACCTCGATGGCCACCCCGCACGTGGCCGGCGTCCTGGGCCTCATCTGGTCCTCGAAGCCCGCGCTCACCAACACCCAGGTGGAGACCCACCTCTTCAACACGGCGACGAACCTGGGCGCCGCGGGCTACGACACCACCTACGGCTACGGGCTCGTGAACGCGAGCGCCGCGGTCAAGGCGGCCTCCGGCCTGTAG
- a CDS encoding response regulator — translation MRTRPRVLVLNGSEDLLEVLSEVLEMAGFEVQTARIPDLERGRVDVRELFRSFEPRAVVFDLSLPYKRSWDFLQRVKALPEAQGRAFVITTANARAAAHLTGPDALELVLKPYDLAELTRRVAHAVDMPLDAEDAPRWGPDLRTH, via the coding sequence ATGCGGACACGTCCCCGGGTGCTGGTGCTCAACGGTAGCGAAGACCTGCTCGAAGTCCTCTCGGAGGTCCTCGAGATGGCGGGCTTCGAGGTCCAGACCGCACGCATTCCGGATCTCGAGCGGGGCCGGGTGGACGTCCGCGAGCTGTTCCGGAGTTTCGAGCCGCGCGCCGTCGTCTTCGATCTCTCGCTGCCCTACAAGCGCAGCTGGGACTTCTTGCAGCGCGTGAAGGCCCTGCCCGAGGCCCAGGGGCGCGCCTTCGTCATCACCACCGCGAACGCGCGCGCGGCGGCGCACCTCACCGGGCCGGACGCGCTGGAGCTGGTGCTCAAGCCGTATGATCTCGCCGAGCTCACCCGGCGCGTGGCGCATGCGGTGGACATGCCGCTGGATGCCGAGGATGCGCCCCGGTGGGGGCCGGACCTGCGCACCCACTAG
- a CDS encoding serine hydrolase domain-containing protein yields the protein MKKVRCRSGWGLWLVLWLSGCATSAAHRRVAGEVDALTARPDFHGVVLVAAGRGQAPYLRAHGMANAEAGVAATAATRYQIGSVSKWLTSIVVLRLVERGTLGLDTPIGQWLPFLPEQTRERVLLRHLLSNTSGIPNGVMEAYKKDRSMALRQMSAAEAALTYGSGALQSVPGTTWEYSLTNWVLVRALIEQANGKSFEQTVDEELLRPLNLRDTGLPAGSFADVPGAAMGYTALQPVPQRKLEPVPAYAAASGTFYSTAEDLRRVAEAIDGGGFLSADSVRELSTVTVPEARYALGGRVETVLLGGRNREVAWETGQLGAFKSVVAHVPGGGATVVILNNTDLPQSELGAAAQRLLQAIEPR from the coding sequence ATGAAAAAGGTCAGGTGCCGGAGCGGGTGGGGACTGTGGCTGGTCCTGTGGCTGTCGGGCTGCGCCACGAGTGCTGCCCACCGCCGCGTGGCCGGGGAGGTGGACGCGCTGACGGCGAGACCGGACTTCCACGGCGTCGTGCTGGTGGCCGCCGGGCGGGGGCAAGCGCCGTATCTTCGTGCCCACGGCATGGCCAACGCCGAGGCCGGTGTGGCCGCCACGGCGGCGACGCGCTACCAGATCGGTTCCGTATCCAAGTGGCTGACGTCGATCGTGGTCTTGCGCCTCGTGGAGAGGGGAACGCTTGGCCTCGACACGCCCATCGGGCAGTGGCTGCCCTTCCTGCCGGAGCAGACGCGTGAGCGGGTGCTGCTTCGCCACCTGCTGTCGAACACGAGCGGCATCCCCAACGGCGTCATGGAGGCCTACAAGAAGGACCGGAGCATGGCGCTCCGGCAGATGTCCGCCGCGGAGGCCGCGCTCACCTACGGCTCCGGGGCGCTGCAATCCGTGCCCGGCACCACCTGGGAGTACTCCCTGACCAACTGGGTGCTGGTGAGGGCTCTCATCGAGCAGGCCAACGGCAAGTCCTTCGAGCAGACCGTGGACGAGGAGCTGCTCCGTCCGCTGAACCTGAGGGACACGGGCCTGCCTGCCGGGAGCTTCGCGGACGTGCCGGGGGCCGCCATGGGCTACACCGCCTTGCAGCCGGTTCCTCAGCGCAAGCTGGAGCCGGTGCCCGCCTATGCGGCGGCCTCGGGCACGTTCTACAGCACCGCGGAGGACCTGCGCCGTGTCGCCGAGGCCATCGATGGGGGCGGGTTCCTGTCGGCGGACTCCGTGCGGGAGCTGTCGACGGTCACCGTGCCCGAGGCCCGCTATGCGCTCGGCGGCCGCGTCGAGACGGTGCTGCTGGGTGGCCGGAACCGGGAGGTGGCGTGGGAGACCGGCCAGTTGGGGGCCTTCAAGTCTGTTGTGGCCCACGTGCCGGGTGGGGGCGCCACCGTCGTGATTCTCAACAACACGGACCTCCCGCAGTCCGAGCTGGGAGCGGCCGCTCAGCGCCTCTTGCAGGCGATCGAACCGCGTTAA
- a CDS encoding MEDS domain-containing protein produces the protein MFQASSPSPAKSTHLHEQVRGMKHGDHYCLVYETPEQQWAALLPFITAGLERNEVCAYITDGQSIDEVRHVLQAHGVDVEGHVRRGALTFMTNREAYLNSGSFSPPAMLTFLENTVRQAAANGFSGFRVTGEMTWALGRECGCEDLVEYEALLNEFFPGSRSLAVCQYNRRRFGADMIRDVLRTHPIAILGGQVCANLFYETPAMVLGRESAERRVDWMMHQLKHFRASEEKMERAVQARDDFIGVASHELNTPLTSLKLQVQGLQRLLAQRATAPAAPEETQLTRTLGRTDRQVRRLSQLVSDLLDVSRITSHQLALRTEPVDLRELVEETVERMSSEFMPASMQLSLQSGTQLVGQWDRSRLEQAVTNLLSNAFKYGQGKPVTVRITTQEDQALLEIEDQGLGLRPEDLPRIFERFERAISPSEVSGLGLGLFITREIARAHGGTVEVRSQPGQGSTFTLKLPRMPQAPRAQA, from the coding sequence ATGTTCCAGGCCTCCTCTCCAAGTCCCGCCAAGAGCACTCACCTGCACGAGCAGGTGCGGGGGATGAAGCACGGCGACCACTACTGCCTCGTGTACGAGACGCCCGAGCAGCAGTGGGCGGCGCTCCTCCCGTTCATCACCGCGGGCCTCGAACGCAACGAGGTGTGCGCCTACATCACCGACGGCCAGAGCATCGACGAGGTGCGCCACGTGCTGCAGGCGCACGGGGTGGACGTGGAGGGGCATGTACGCCGCGGGGCGCTCACGTTCATGACGAATCGTGAGGCGTACCTGAACAGCGGCAGCTTCAGCCCCCCCGCGATGCTCACCTTCCTCGAGAACACGGTGCGCCAAGCCGCGGCGAACGGCTTCTCGGGCTTTCGCGTCACGGGAGAGATGACGTGGGCGCTGGGGCGCGAGTGCGGGTGCGAGGATCTGGTGGAGTACGAAGCGCTGCTCAATGAATTCTTCCCGGGCAGCCGCTCGCTGGCGGTCTGCCAGTACAACCGCCGGCGCTTCGGGGCGGACATGATCCGGGACGTGCTGCGCACCCACCCCATCGCCATCCTCGGCGGCCAGGTGTGCGCGAACCTCTTCTACGAGACGCCCGCGATGGTGCTGGGGCGCGAGTCCGCGGAGCGGCGCGTGGACTGGATGATGCACCAGCTGAAGCACTTCCGCGCCTCGGAGGAGAAGATGGAGCGGGCGGTGCAGGCGCGTGACGACTTCATCGGAGTGGCGAGCCACGAGCTGAACACCCCCCTCACCTCGCTCAAGCTCCAGGTCCAAGGGCTGCAGCGCCTGCTCGCGCAGCGGGCCACGGCCCCTGCGGCGCCCGAGGAAACCCAGCTCACGCGCACCCTGGGGCGCACCGACCGCCAGGTGCGCCGGCTCTCCCAGCTCGTCTCGGACCTGCTGGACGTGTCGCGCATCACCTCGCACCAGCTCGCCCTGCGCACCGAGCCGGTGGACCTGCGGGAGCTGGTGGAGGAGACGGTGGAGCGCATGTCCTCGGAGTTCATGCCCGCCTCCATGCAGCTGTCGCTTCAGAGCGGAACCCAACTCGTGGGCCAGTGGGACCGCTCCCGCCTGGAGCAGGCGGTGACGAACCTGCTGAGCAACGCGTTCAAGTACGGACAGGGCAAGCCCGTGACGGTGCGCATCACCACCCAAGAGGACCAGGCCCTGCTGGAGATCGAGGACCAGGGACTCGGGCTGCGCCCAGAGGATCTGCCGCGCATCTTCGAGCGTTTCGAGCGCGCCATCAGTCCCAGCGAGGTGAGCGGTCTGGGGCTCGGGCTGTTCATCACCCGCGAGATTGCCCGCGCGCACGGCGGCACGGTGGAGGTGCGCAGCCAGCCCGGGCAAGGCTCCACCTTCACCCTCAAGCTGCCGCGCATGCCCCAGGCCCCGCGAGCCCAGGCCTGA
- a CDS encoding GAF domain-containing sensor histidine kinase, which yields MQADVAAIARIGAVQSVLRVLLQLTGMRLAVVARVTDESWTCCAVLDETNFGLRPGDTLELATTFCNVVRCSESPLLVNRASEDPRFASHPAPKLYGIESYIAVPLSRRDGTPFGVMCALDPLPAAMQEDRLVVFRHLADLVGYQLEQEEQLDARAAQLLGAQETAQLREQLIGIVSHDLRSPLTAITLSAATMMRRTELDGRAREGLTRILQAAGRANRLIRDLLDFTQARIGKGLPVRRQAMDVHELAQQVVDELQLSVPERLLRLSCSGDGTGSWDPDRVAQVLTNLITNAVQYGPPGEPIRVDVQGRPDAVHLSVHNGGPPIAGHVLASLFQPFTRGEQPGGERRSIGLGLFIVDQILRAHGGSVEVQSTAGAGTAFHVHLPRTA from the coding sequence GTGCAGGCGGATGTGGCGGCCATTGCCCGGATTGGCGCGGTGCAGTCCGTGCTGCGCGTGTTGTTGCAGCTCACCGGCATGCGGCTCGCCGTGGTGGCGCGTGTGACGGACGAGTCGTGGACGTGCTGTGCGGTGCTGGACGAGACGAACTTTGGCCTCCGTCCGGGCGATACGCTCGAGCTGGCCACGACCTTCTGCAATGTGGTGCGATGCTCGGAGAGCCCCTTGCTCGTCAACCGGGCGAGCGAGGATCCGCGCTTCGCGAGCCACCCGGCGCCGAAGCTCTACGGCATCGAGAGCTACATCGCGGTGCCCCTGAGCCGCCGCGATGGAACGCCCTTTGGCGTGATGTGTGCGCTGGACCCGCTGCCCGCGGCGATGCAGGAGGACCGGCTGGTGGTGTTCCGCCACCTCGCGGACCTGGTGGGCTACCAGCTGGAGCAAGAGGAGCAGCTGGATGCCCGTGCGGCTCAGTTGCTGGGGGCCCAGGAGACGGCGCAGCTGCGCGAGCAGCTCATCGGCATCGTGAGCCACGATCTGCGCAGCCCCCTCACCGCGATTACCCTGTCGGCCGCGACGATGATGCGGCGGACGGAGCTGGATGGCCGGGCGCGCGAGGGGCTCACCCGCATCCTCCAGGCCGCTGGCCGCGCCAACCGTCTCATTCGCGACCTGCTGGATTTTACCCAGGCGCGGATCGGCAAGGGGTTGCCGGTGCGCCGTCAGGCCATGGACGTGCACGAGCTTGCGCAGCAGGTGGTGGACGAGCTCCAGCTCTCCGTGCCCGAGCGTCTCCTCCGCTTGAGCTGCTCGGGGGACGGCACGGGCTCCTGGGACCCGGACCGCGTGGCCCAGGTGCTGACCAACCTCATCACCAACGCGGTGCAATACGGTCCCCCGGGCGAGCCCATCCGGGTGGACGTGCAGGGCCGTCCGGACGCGGTGCACCTGAGCGTGCACAACGGGGGACCGCCCATCGCCGGGCACGTGTTGGCTTCGCTCTTCCAGCCGTTCACCCGTGGCGAGCAGCCGGGGGGGGAGCGGCGCAGCATTGGGCTGGGGCTGTTCATCGTGGACCAGATCCTTCGCGCGCACGGGGGCAGCGTCGAGGTGCAGAGCACCGCCGGGGCGGGGACGGCCTTTCACGTTCACTTGCCGCGCACCGCCTGA